Proteins encoded within one genomic window of Ranitomeya variabilis isolate aRanVar5 chromosome 4, aRanVar5.hap1, whole genome shotgun sequence:
- the LOC143769029 gene encoding uncharacterized protein LOC143769029 isoform X3: protein MAGATPLAVTAQPHINMAGATPLAVTAQPHVNMAGATPSVVTAQPHINMADGRGYLPSGPRATNLPPWASCQQVTATTGVGVPPLPGDTRPASGNGFQSSPSDRATIGCPVSNTPFGHGSQSMMPLIRASVTPATWQAYGAKKPAVWVVGHSYIYWAKKRAEQRPGGVNLGFRNVVVNWRGIRGLQWEKIFPEVINIAKRAKGPVILVLHAGGNDLGKRRCIDLSSTMTADIERFFHLLPGMILVWSEMVPRAVWHGAKDPRGLERSRKKVNLKVARFVKSKFGIVVRHHQLEGDQSGLLRSDGIHLTSIGLDIFLSGLQDGIEQALRLKGGGRSHV from the exons atggcgggagcgacaccattagcggtaacggctcagccacacatcaacatggcgggagcgacaccactagcggtaacggctcagccacatgtcaacatggcgggagcgacaccatcagtggtaacggctcagccacacatcaacatggcggACGGCAGGGGATACCTACCCTCGGGTCCCCGGGCTACCAACCTACCCCCCTGGGCTTCCTGCCAGCAAGTTACAGCTACGACTGGAGTCGGAGTACCCCCACTACCGGGAGACACTCGGCCTGCGTCAGGCAACG GCTTTCAAAGCTCTCCTTCCGACCGCGCAACCATCGGGTGTCCAGTGTCCAACACTCCTTTTGGACACGGTAGCCAATCAATGATGCCACTGATCCGCGCATCAGTCACGCCGGCTACCTGGCAGGCTTACG gcgCTAAAAAACCGGCAGTTTGGGTGGTTGGACATTCATACATCTACTGGGCAAAGAAGCGGGCCGAACAGCGGCCGGGGGGCGTGAATCTAGGCTTCAGGAACGTAGTGGTCAACTGGAGAGGGATAAGAGGCCTACAGTGGGAAAAAATCTTCCCAGAAGTCATCAACATCGCTAAAAGGGCCAAAGGGCCAGTGATACTAGTCTTGCACGCGGGTGGCAACGATCTGGGAAAACGGAGATGTATTGACCTCAGCTCAACGATGACAGCGGATATCGAGCGTTTCTTCCACCTGTTACCCGGCATGATATTGGTGTGGTCGGAGATGGTGCCGCGTGCGGTCTGGCACGGGGCTAAGGACCCAAGAGGTTTAGAACGATCAAGAAAAAAGGTCAACCTGAAAGTGGCAAGATTCGTAAAATCAAAATTCGGCATCGTAGTTCGACATCACCAACTGGAAGGCGACCAATCAGGATTGCTGAGGTCCGACGGTATTCATCTCACGAGCATTGGTCTTGACATATTTTTGTCCGGTCTACAAGACGGTATCGAACAGGCACTAAGGCTGAagggtgggggtcggagtcacgtgtag
- the LOC143769029 gene encoding uncharacterized protein LOC143769029 isoform X1 gives MSGCVLCYPKNNPPFRRRPLITQPPQAKIQWSYGDQGPACCTTRGTAASTVPVDTNTTAPPAVVDTLQRDVRAKHLHGITPVNVTAMGPWLSLYPNKEAAQQLDLGFKFGFFIPFNFSRETKSANNLKSAREFPEILRKKVQKEVELGRMAGPFTSMPFSNFRISPLGIVPKKEPGKYRLIHHLSYPKGDSVNDAILPEEASVTYASFDRAVELVRAAGPGALLAKSDIESAFRLLPVHPECFHLLGCKVDQLFYFDMCLPMGCSISCHYFELFSTFLDWVVRYETGSNSTVHYLDDFLFVGPKDSELCYYLLNKFEFIASHFGVPLSTEKTVGPCNVLPFLGIEIDTNAMVFRLPEDKLLKTLKMVEDFCGVKKVTLQQMQSLLGLLNFACRVMPVGRTFSRRLSLATKGISQPGHRIRLTRTLKEDLLVWRTFLYSYNGHTCLMSRETPSKELGLAAGGSLRDGFVAIYQNQWCKASWPASWASANWGRDPALLEVFAIVAAVELWGTQLENRNIRFSTKHPGTAKSLNSMSSASPPLLALLRRLALLCLKHNIWCRATVTSVDNNLVNALLFSDWQAFKALLPTAQPSGVQCPTLLLDTVANQ, from the coding sequence ATGTCTGGTTGCGTCTTATGTTATCCCAAAAACAACCCCCCTTTTCGTCGTCGGCCACTAATTACCCAGCCACCGCAGGCCAAAATTCAGTGGTCGTACGGAGACCAGGGGCCTGCTTGCTGTACAACGAGGGGTACTGCCGCTTCCACGGTTCCTGTAGATACAAACACGACTGCTCCGCCTGCGGTGGTGGACACCCTGCAGCGAGATGTACGCGCCAAGCACCTACACGGCATAACCCCGGTGAACGTTACCGCAATGGGCCCTTGGCTAAGCCTCTACCCCAATAAAGAGGCCGCGCAGCAACTCGATCTCGGCTTTAAGTTCGGTTTCTTTATCCCCTTTAATTTTAGTCGCGAAACGAAATCGGCAAATAATCTTAAATCCGCTCGCGAATTTCCCGAGATCCTACGGAAAAAAGTTCAAAAAGAGGTAGAACTAGGCAGGATGGCGGGCCCATTTACATCGATGCCTTTCAGTAATTTTAGAATCTCACCCCTGGGCATCGTCCCTAAAAAAGAACCGGGAAAATATCGGCTAATCCACCACCTCTCATACCCTAAAGGCGATTCGGTAAACGACGCGATACTCCCAGAAGAAGCATCAGTAACTTACGCTTCATTTGACAGGGCAGTCGAGCTCGTGCGGGCCGCCGGGCCCGGCGCCCTGCTGGCAAAATCGGACATAGAGTCAGCCTTCCGCCTACTACCCGTTCACCCTGAGTGCTTCCACCTGTTAGGTTGTAAGGTGGACCAGCTCTTTTACTTTGACATGTGCCTACCGATGGGCTGCTCCATCTCCTGTCACTACTTCGAGCTTTTCAGCACTTTTCTTGACTGGGTAGTACGTTACGAAACCGGCAGCAATTCGACGGTTcattacctcgacgatttcctgttcgtcgggCCAAAGGACTCGGAACTCTGTTATTACCTCCTAAACAAATTCGAATTTATAGCCAGCCATTTCGGCGTGCCTCTCTCAACAGAAAAAACGGTCGGCCCGTGTAATGTGCTGCCTTTTCTCGGCATAGAGATCGATACTAACGCAATGGTGTTTAGATTGCCGGAGGATAAATTACTGAAAACGCTGAAAATGGTTGAAGATTTCTGCGGGGTTAAAAAAGTCACCCTCCAACAAATGCAGTCCCTGCTAGGCTTACTCAACTTTGCTTGCCGCGTAATGCCAGTGGGCAGAACCTTTTCACGCCGGCTATCGCTGGCAACGAAGGGCATCTCCCAGccgggccatagaattaggcttactCGCACACTGAAGGAAGACTTGCTAGTCTGGAGAACATTCCTATATTCCTACAACGGCCATACTTGCCTCATGTCTCGAGAAACGCCAAGCAAAGAGCTAGGGCTAGCAGCAGGTGGAAGTCTCAGAGACGGGTTTGTGGCAATCTaccaaaaccaatggtgcaaagcgAGCTGGCCGGCCTCGTGGGCCTCCGCAAATTGGGGCCGCGACCCTGCCCTGCTAGAAGTCTTTGCGATCGTAGCCGCAGTAGAGCTCTGGGGCACACAGCTAGAGAACAGGAACATAAGATTCTCCACAAAACACCCCGGCACAGCAAAGAGCTTGAACAGCATGTCCTCTGCATCCCCACCTTTGCTTGCGCTGCTACGCCGCCTGGCATTACTGTGCTTGAAGCACAACATCTGGTGTCGTGCCACAGTTACGTCTGTTGATAATAACCTTGTTAACGCTCTGTTATTCTCCGATTGGCAGGCTTTCAAAGCTCTCCTTCCGACCGCGCAACCATCGGGTGTCCAGTGTCCAACACTCCTTTTGGACACGGTAGCCAATCAATGA
- the LOC143769029 gene encoding uncharacterized protein LOC143769029 isoform X2, which yields MAGATPLAVTAQPHINMAGATPLAVTAQPHVNMAGATPSVVTAQPHINMADGRGYLPSGPRATNLPPWASCQQVTATTGVGVPPLPGDTRPASGNGFQSSPSDRATIGCPVSNTPFGHGSQSMMPLIRASVTPATWQAYGKAWDEWCSLIHGRPVERCDRARCEVLVEFLNLLRQRGASGTSAQRHLSGLAFFFQLAGWADVTKDFFIRQAVKGWKRLQPSQECRRPISLSLLHGIITISPSVCTSHYESVLVSAAFAIAFFGALRISELVPRSKTSLDGGLINEDLVICNEALRIRVRKSKCDPTGRGTWVLVKSSDGPVCPLNVVKRYTGMKGAGRFFLSHADGSPLTKYQFHTIFNRCLEAVSADPSEYGTHSFRIGAATEAAKAGIPEAEVQRLGRWKSACFARYIRPDLLK from the exons atggcgggagcgacaccattagcggtaacggctcagccacacatcaacatggcgggagcgacaccactagcggtaacggctcagccacatgtcaacatggcgggagcgacaccatcagtggtaacggctcagccacacatcaacatggcggACGGCAGGGGATACCTACCCTCGGGTCCCCGGGCTACCAACCTACCCCCCTGGGCTTCCTGCCAGCAAGTTACAGCTACGACTGGAGTCGGAGTACCCCCACTACCGGGAGACACTCGGCCTGCGTCAGGCAACG GCTTTCAAAGCTCTCCTTCCGACCGCGCAACCATCGGGTGTCCAGTGTCCAACACTCCTTTTGGACACGGTAGCCAATCAATGATGCCACTGATCCGCGCATCAGTCACGCCGGCTACCTGGCAGGCTTACGGTAAGGCATGGGacgagtggtgctcactaattcacgGAAGACCGGTGGAGAGGTGCGATCGGGCGAGATGCGAAGTGCTGGTCGAATTTTTGAATTTGCTCAGGCAAAGAGGCGCGTCGGGAACATCGGCGCAGCGGCACCTCTCGGGATTAGCCTTTTTCTTCCAGCTTGCGGGGTGGGCGGACGTGACGAAGGATTTTTTCATCagacaagccgttaaaggctggaaaaggctccaACCTAGCCAGGAGTGTCGTCGTCCCATTTCTTTGAGTTTACTACACGGTATTATCACGATTTCCCCATCGGTGTGCACCTCCCACTACGAGTCGGTCCTAGTGTCAGCCGCGTTTGCCATCGCCTTTTTCGGAGCGCTTAGGATCAGCGAGCTGGTGCCACGTTCAAAAACTTCACTAGACGGCGGGCTAATCAATGAAGACCTCGTCATATGTAACGAGGCACTACGCATTAGGGTGCGCAAATCCAAATGCGACCCCACCGGGAGAGGGACGTGGGTCCTAGTTAAGTCGTCGGATGGCCCCGTATGCCCACTAAACGTAGTAAAAAGATACACGGGAATGAAGGGGGCGGGTAGATTCTTTCTGTCACACGCAGACGGCtcccccctgaccaaataccagtTCCACACAATTTTTAATCGGTGTCTCGAAGCAGTTAGCGCCGATCCATCGGAATACGGTACACATTCTTTCCGTATAGGGGCTGCCACCGAGGCGGCTAAGGCCGGCATCCCCGAGGCTGAAGTGCAGCGGTTGGGTcggtggaaatccgcatgcttcgccagatacataaggcccgacctgcttaagtaa